A portion of the Sabethes cyaneus chromosome 3, idSabCyanKW18_F2, whole genome shotgun sequence genome contains these proteins:
- the LOC128742700 gene encoding acidic amino acid decarboxylase GADL1, whose product MNNEWSILHQVPKLLEEEHFFQITNGEPVVKFEHPQELKDLIDFTIDNTEPRDHIAIEKLIKKVLHYSVKTGHSSFHNQLFAGVDPYGLVGSWITEALNTSQYTFEVGPVFTLIEDALIEKCLRLFGFTSGDGLLSPGGSISNMYAMVAARYRVLPNIKRTGLANQPVLVAFTSEDAHYSIKKAVHWLGIGMDNLVLVATDSRGRMLPEKLEEAIESVLQSGRKPFFVNTTAGTTVLGGFDPFHAIADICNKYKLWMHVDSCLGGTAILSQKHAHLLDGTERADSIAWNPHKTLGAPLQCSVFLLKYKGLLHECNSANADYLFQQDKFYDVSYDTGDKSVQCGRKVDAFKIWLMFKARGTAGLAELVDNAFDCASYFAEEAKKRPGFRLVTDKHQYTNITFWYIPKKMRVVESLEDKTWWAKVYKITALIKEKMVKRGSVLIGYVPLPSKKIGNFFRMVVTCHPKPTYESMQYVLDEIARVGEMI is encoded by the exons gatTTAATTGATTTTACCATTGACAATACCGAGCCACGCGACCACATTGCTATCGAGAAGCTAATCAAAAAAGTATTGCACTACTCAGTCAAGACAGGTCATAGTAGCTTCCACAATCAGCTATTCGCTGGCGTTGATCCGTATGGTCTAGTTGGTAGTTGGATCACAGAGGCGCTCAATACAAGCCA ATATACGTTTGAGGTCGGTCCCGTATTTACATTGATTGAGGATGCCCTGATTGAAAAGTGCCTGCGATTGTTCGGCTTCACCAGCGGCGATGGACTGCTTTCTCCGGGAGGATCCATTTCCAACATGTACGCCATGGTTGCTGCAAGATACAGAGTACTGCCTAACATTAAGCGTACCGGACTTGCCAATCAGCCAGTACTGGTTGCCTTTACCTCCGAGGAT GCTCATTACAGCATCAAGAAAGCTGTCCACTGGTTGGGCATCGGAATGGACAACCTTGTTCTAGTAGCGACAGATTCTCGTGGAAGAATGCTTCCTGAAAAGTTAGAGGAGGCTATTGAATCGGTACTTCAATCAGGACGCAAACCATTTTTCGTAAATACCACGGCTGGAACGACAGTTCTTGGCGGGTTTGATCCATTCCATGCAATAGCCGACATCTGCAATAAATATAAACTTTGGATGCACGTCGATTCCTGTCTGGGCGGAACAGCAATCCTGTCACAAAAGCATGCCCACTTACTAGATGGAACTGAGCGGGCTGACTCTATAGCGTGGAATCCACATAAAACTCTTGGAGCACCGCTGCAATGTTCAGTCTTTTTGCTGAAATACAAAGGCTTATTGCATGAGTGTAATTCCGCTAATGCGGACTATCTCTTTCAGCAAGATAAATTTTATGATGTATCATATGATACCGGCGATAAAAGTGTACAGTGTGGTAGAAAGGTAGATGCTTTCAAAATATGGCTCATGTTCAAAGCACGTGGTACAGCAGGATTAGCTGAATTGGTTGATAATGCTTTCGATTGTGCCAGCTACTTTGCGGAAGAGGCGAAGAAGCGACCAGGATTCCGTTTGGTTACAGATAAGCACCAGTATACCAACATCACCTTCTGGTATATACCTAAGAAAATGCGAGTCGTCGAAAGTTTAGAGGACAAAACTTGGTGGGCAAAAGTTTATAAG ATTACTGCCCTCATCAAggagaaaatggtcaaacgtgGTTCAGTATTAATAGGCTACGTCCCACTGCCTAGTAAGAAAATTGGTAACTTTTTCCGCATGGTCGTTACATGTCATCCCAAACCAACCTACGAATCCATGCAGTATGTTCTTGATGAAATTGCTCGTGTTGGAGAAATGatctaa